The Drosophila innubila isolate TH190305 chromosome 2L unlocalized genomic scaffold, UK_Dinn_1.0 4_B_2L, whole genome shotgun sequence genome segment actgaattaaaaaaaatgggatCAAAGTAAGATAAGATTACTTACGCGTATTGTCTTAAGGTGTTCACGCCGAGCGGCGGATGAGCCGCTGCAGAAGACGCGCCGCATCCACTTGCAGGCATACCAAATGGACTTGGGAGTGGGGATAATGTTAAAAGGAGGCGGACAGGTGCCGCCCTCCTCGAAGTAACTGATCCACAGCTTGGATCTGGCAAACTTCCACTCCACATCCGCGCGTTCCTATAAATGTTGAGATGATTAATTCACAGAGCGAAGGAGAAAAGGTGACAGTTGTTAGACCCACCGATATGAGTTGATACGAGTGATTCATCATGGCAATCAGCAGGTTGAGCAGCACCACAATGTTGATCACAGAGTAGGTGCCAAACATGAGCATGCCCCAGAAGCGAGTGAAGATCTTGATGCCATCCAACTCAAAGCTGTCCAGATCGATGAGACCAAAGACAGCCCAAAATAAAGTCTGTGTGGTCTCAAAGAGACTAAGGGAACAACAGTTGAGAATTAAAAGAGACAGTTGTCTTTACAAAATTGATACGGACTTGGAGAATCTTCGCCAGACAATGCAAGCATTCGGATCATTAGTGCCATTCATATTCAAAAGCAGACTGGGTGAGACCTCCGGACAGCGTTTCTTCTCCAGATCCGCATAGTACCTGTTAAAGATTTATAAATCAGAGGACTCGCCCAAGAAGAAGAGATTTAATGCAAGTGATTGGTTAACCCACCAGAGCAATTGATTGAGGCCGCTGCCAAAGGCAAAAAGAACCAAGACATAGAGGAAAAAGAACTTCATAATGTCCATGACCATGCGAGACAGAGACACTTGCAGTGGACCCAAGTGTGGGTTCACCGAGAAGATGTACACCAGCTTGAGGCTACTGAAAATGTTTGCCGCACTAAAAAGGCCCTCGGAAATGAGCATTGGATCCCAGGTGTCCCAACGCTCACGAGGCAAATCTGTTGCCTGCGAGTTGAAGATCATCTCCTTTTGAACCTGCAGATGATTGATTGATCAGATTAATTcaataaagataaataatgTCGCACCTGAAAAAAGGACACCACACGAAGTGCAACTGTTGCCACATACAGTGAGTTGGTCACAAAGTCAATGACATTCCACATGTCGTTGAGATACTCCTGCAATCCCACATCCCACAGCTGCTTCACCTCGCTCCAGATGAGGCCACTCACCCAGGCGAGGATTAACCATTCAATGAACGTTGGTTTTGCTCCACGCTTCGTGGGCAGCTGCAGTTCGTCCACCTGGTTGAGCATGCTGCTCGGCTCCGTCCAGAACCAGCTGCCAATGAAGGTCTCGATGCGTTGGGAGGCCAACATGAGCAGGAACAGAAATGTAAAGTACGAAGCGCTGTGGCAAATGAACTTGATGAAGGGTTTCCTCATCGTCTGGCCAATGCTGGAGTACGGAGCCAGAATGTACGCTAACGAGAAGATGGGAAACAGAATGCCAATCCGGATAATGTCCACGGCCTGCAGTGCCATGTTCTTGCGCCTGAATCCCGGCAAGCCCTCATACCAAATGCTGGCCAACAACTGCTGCACATTCGAGTGGGCCACAAACTGCAAAAAGTCCAAGTTAAAAGTGAGCAAATTAATGTGTGCTCGACTATAAAATACCCAGTGCCCAGTCTTAGCACACTTTTTTAAACTTAGTATTAAAGCGtattattaaatagaaaattcttagatttgagtgaaaataaaatcaacttaaaacctttattctttaaattaataagtagAGCTACAATTAATAAAGTAGAGCTAACATCTAAATTGTTAaatcacttattttttttgttctcaaaGTTgtctcaaatttaaaatgaaatattttggaCAAATTTTctggaattaaaaaaaaatagtaaaaataaaattgattaaatgaacgaattgtaaaaataaattaactttgaattatgattaaaaatttaatgtagttcgcatttttcataaaatgatATGCTTAATGATAAATAAtccaaacatttttgttaaaaaacaagtaaaaaaaaaatataaaaattttaaaattgttaaaaacaaaattttacataatatgtaaaacaaaaatttatagaaatgttagaaatgtcttaaaaatgttaaaattgttctaaaaatgttacaaaaaaatgtaaaaaacttttcaaaattttaaaactgttgaaaaaaaaatgttaagaaaagtcaaagaattttttaaacatgtttaaattgttaaaaaaaaaaaaatgttttaaaaaacttaaaaaaaaaattagaaattagaAAACAAGGGTTGAGATCTTTTCAGATTATTTATCTACTCACCTTCTTCTGTCGCAGCTTGATGGCTAATTTAAGGCGATTCAAGTGCATGCGTTCGCCATGCTCGTAAACGGGACCAGTGGGGTCATGATTCAGTAGAATCTCCAGCTCATGGGAGGTGCGAGTGTGATCCAACAAGGCAGTGGCAAAGTCCTGACACTGCTTGCGCAGCTCCTGATACTCATTCTGCCGACAGGGATAATTAATAGTCAAGGATCAGTTGGAACACCACACTTCCCAACTTACCTTGAATTCATGCTCGAGAAAACTCAAGCGTCGCAGTTCCCAGGACAGCTCAAAGGCCGTCAAAATGGGATCCTTTGAGGATAACGCAATGAGACTGGGACTGGCCAGAGCACGATAGGCATTGATGCGAGATCGGGAGTGTCTCAGTGAATCCTCCTGCCTGGATTGGACGCACTCATCGCAGCCACAACGCACATCGTGAGGCATAGGAAGAACCGCTCCACGATCTAGCAGGATTTTAATAATCTCGTAGTTGTCCCGATGGGCAGCCAGGATCAACGGTGTTATGTCGGGCGTAAAAGTCGACGTTTCCTCCGAGGCACTCTCCCAGCTCTAGGAAGTAACTTTGCAGATGTTTGTCCAAAACTAAAAGTGCATTGCTTACATGATTGCCTTCATTCTGAAAGGTGACATTCTCGTGGTCCAACAGGACCTCAACAGCCTCCACAAACTCCTCGGAAATGGAATGCAACAGGGCATCCTTAGTGTCCACATTGTAGTTAATGAGCAGCTCGACCATCTCTAGATTCTCATTATCTATGGCCATGAGCAGGGCAGTTCTTCCTAAAGGATCCACACAGTTCACATTAATATAGTCCGTGTCCTGCGCCTTTTGCAGCATTCGTCGTGTGCCCGCCATATCGCCACGTTCCACGGCCAAGAGGAACTTCTTCTCCTCCAGCGTCAGCTGTCGTATCTCCTGATGTGGCCTTATAGTGTTCTCCTCCTCCATCATGCCGTGTATGCTATGACGctgcaaaaatatatcaaatattatataaagtgctcttttaaaagtttctttttgtCCACCTTGACACGCCTAGCCGGTTCTATCTGGACGGCTATATGGCCACTCCCACTATTGTCGCCCCCCAGTTTCTTCTCGGCAGCGTCTGTGCCATCCGCACCATTCTTGATCTTATTCAGTATCGGGGCTAACACCGATTTACGACGTGCTGGACTTATAAAATGCAGCTTTTTTCCTTCGTCTGAAAAATGGGAAGTTGAGGAgataaatatgatatttacatataataatCTAGATGCACCAAATTCAAATACTATGACAAAATTTaggttttttataatttaattactgatattaaaatatttttatattttaaaatttttaaattaatttcaaatattcatatacatacacaagaAAAAGCCAGCTTTAATGGGCCAAGGAATTAAAACTAGGATATTTGGGTATGGGCTATTAAATTAAGCAACCTAACAACCAGGCCtggaaattgtaattaaattcatttttaatcagcacttattaatgaaaatatatacatttttcttaactGGAGCTTATCTAGctttaaacaactttttagaccccgtacttaaaaaaagtacaggggtctattgggtttgttttaccgaatatgtgcgtaacaggtagaaggaggcgtggcagaccctataaagtatatatattcttgatcagcatcaatagtcgagtcgatatagcaatgtccgtctgtctgtctgtccgtctgtctgtctgtctgtatgaacacctagatctcggagactataagagctagagacaccaaacttggtatgtaggttcctctatactgcaggcagatcaagtttgtttcaaaaatcagccacgcccccttaaccgcctgcaaatcgacattgaaaatttcatatccaaattataagagcattttaaaagccagaaattccagattttgcgcagatgaagatataattgtcctaaatttttgctgagaatttcattctgatcgcacagtaaatagcgaagatattcaaataataaattttgctgttaaattcgttgatggcgcgttggcagtaattaaaacttgaatatcttgataaaacaaaaaatttatattaacatattatataacaaattggcgtccattcagacgtgagcttcggtggcgcagtgtatacaacttttttcccagctgaatttaagctttttttttttttaatttttacaatttattgaaattgttatttatgaatgttatactgacatttaatattgaatacatgtttaaaagtttcatttaaataattttacattggtatttatataaacgttaagttaaaattctatgttaatttcatgtttattataaatttactgtgtaaatttatgtttttagtaaatttgtcttttttggttttcaattattttactatttgatttaacagttagcatgtttaacatgcagttttaatttattctctgttaaggtttcacttatgcttaacatagccaaatatgcataaacgcatgtttatatatatgaatgcttagctagaaacttcttttgttttggcgcgtgccaacatatgtatgtatgtgtgcacttaacagatctttgactgattttggatagtaagtacggggtctccgacagtcgagtatgctcgactgtagcaccggccgactagtttttatataCTCTTACTTAGTAAAGTTCATAAATTTTTCGAAGTCTAATTAAGATTTCAGTTAATTAACTAAACTCagtaaataaactattttttagtGATAACCCTTCAGCATAGTCTATAGCTGTAATATGATTTATAGACCAAAAACCATTATTACCTATTATTTCTAAtactatattaatatataaaaaaaaaaaaaaatacagagcTTCTTATTAACAGTGTTAAAGTCCACaactatttatttctattgcaaataaattatttataatattagatatcatacaaaattaatgtcTACACTAAAAAGTCAACATTAACTtactgaaatatttatttaatattgaatttttcacTATCATT includes the following:
- the LOC117794489 gene encoding transient receptor potential-gamma protein: MMEEENTIRPHQEIRQLTLEEKKFLLAVERGDMAGTRRMLQKAQDTDYINVNCVDPLGRTALLMAIDNENLEMVELLINYNVDTKDALLHSISEEFVEAVEVLLDHENVTFQNEGNHSWESASEETSTFTPDITPLILAAHRDNYEIIKILLDRGAVLPMPHDVRCGCDECVQSRQEDSLRHSRSRINAYRALASPSLIALSSKDPILTAFELSWELRRLSFLEHEFKNEYQELRKQCQDFATALLDHTRTSHELEILLNHDPTGPVYEHGERMHLNRLKLAIKLRQKKFVAHSNVQQLLASIWYEGLPGFRRKNMALQAVDIIRIGILFPIFSLAYILAPYSSIGQTMRKPFIKFICHSASYFTFLFLLMLASQRIETFIGSWFWTEPSSMLNQVDELQLPTKRGAKPTFIEWLILAWVSGLIWSEVKQLWDVGLQEYLNDMWNVIDFVTNSLYVATVALRVVSFFQVQKEMIFNSQATDLPRERWDTWDPMLISEGLFSAANIFSSLKLVYIFSVNPHLGPLQVSLSRMVMDIMKFFFLYVLVLFAFGSGLNQLLWYYADLEKKRCPEVSPSLLLNMNGTNDPNACIVWRRFSNLFETTQTLFWAVFGLIDLDSFELDGIKIFTRFWGMLMFGTYSVINIVVLLNLLIAMMNHSYQLISERADVEWKFARSKLWISYFEEGGTCPPPFNIIPTPKSIWYACKWMRRVFCSGSSAARREHLKTIRRKAQQASDRDFKYQQIMRNLVRRYVTVEQRKAESQGVTEDDVNEIKQDISAFRCELVEILKNSGMDTNVTAGQGGGGGGKKNRQKERRLMKGFNIAPPGSTGSLAPVAEFSTSLDNYDNQHEILSSTLSTLFTPNFMHRRQHTTCETVVGVESPTTPTQGTVATPTPPVATKYNKSTLKYNKRIAGHKKRWGTLIEAAKVGNVSKMLGRSKSEDSVCNSSQNSTPVHGQVRVTYAQNSPQHGYGYYGGDSPAVPPYPHPHPPPSVPAPAPSSTNSAAHAHMGVGAHFFHTTTGLTAIAALKRKRKKFSSSKNICPVTESIAAANAVELLNDKTLKRVSSYPAATAEGAVPHKDPAQVLRPRRHEQTQSQHDSVETSTEFTMSIDPSNTSVNSREPLISSSCVSTMATIG